CGTCTATCACCACCAGACCAAGGTTCGGCGTATGGTAGATTGCCTGTTCGACAATCCTTATGCGCTGCTCCGGCGTGTATTTCCGCAGGGCAAGGAACTCAAGGTTTTCGTTGTCCTTGTCATCGGGCAGCCCTGCCATACGCATGATGCGCTCCATCACATTCAGACAGTGGTGGGGGCTTTGCTCCGTATCGACATAAAGCACTTTCCGTTTGGCTTCGGGAAGTTCAGCCGCATACCTGAGCACCGTTCCGTTCTTCAATGCCGCCGCCACGATAGCTGACACATTGAATGTCTTCTTGCTTTTGGCTTTGCCGATGGATGCACTGAAATTGCCCAGTGTACCAATGACCGAACCTTGCACTTTTAGAATCTCAGGTGCTTTCTCGTAGATTTTCGACAGGCTCAGGCGTGAAGCTTGCCAAAGGATTATTGCCTGTTCTGCCGAAATCTCCTTTATTTCTTTCATATAGTCCATAAGCATACCTCCCATTATTTCCGTCCTCCTGTTTTCTTCCCGGCAAGTTCAAGAGCCAATTCTGCATCTACGATAATCTTGCGCCCTATCTGGGTAATAGCCTTGTCTATCTTACCGCTTTTCTTTATGCGGTTGGCAGTGGGCAGACTGCACCCGAACAGTTTGGCTATACCGAGTATTCCGTACACATACTTCTTTTCCGTGTCTGTAACGGGTTGCGGCAATGCTTCGGCCTGACCTGAAGCGTGCTTACTCAGGAATATGAATTCTTCTCCTGTCATCTGCCAGACGGGTTTTGATAATAATTCTTGGATATTTGTCATCGTCCAATCTATTTAGTCGTTAAACAATCAGCCCTGCGCACTGGCTGCTATTTCTGTTCTCGAACGATGCAAAATTAGGTAGGGTTATGAGTGGTAAGGATGGGGATGATATAAACCGAATATCATTGTATCTTATTGAATGTCAGAAAATAAAAATACCACTCAAAAATTATTTTGAGTGGTAAAAGTGGAACTTTCGTAAAGTATCAGGATATATCACGGATTATCTGAATATATGTTCCATTTCCTTGGCGAATTTCTGGTTGCTGTCACTTGGAAAATCAGAAACCGGCTCCTTGTATTTGGATTTGTAGTAGCTGTCGTCAATATCCAGCAATTCCAGTATTCCGGCCTTCCATTTGTCCTTGTCCTGCTTGGAGAGTTTCTCGCCCATCAGGAATATCAGATAGCATACACGGATTTTCTCTCTCGGTTTGATTCTCAACTTGCAGTTGCAGGGTTGCAGGTTCATATTGGCATAGAAATCCAGTGCGGAAATTTCCTCGAACTGTTCTCCAACACATACCTCATGAATGAGCGAAAGCAATTTCATGCTGAAATATTCTTGTTGTCCGTCCGTCGTTTCCTGCTGGCTGATGGGGTTGCCCGGCTCGTCCTGTCGTTTCCCGTCAGGAATGTATTTTTTCAATATGTCCAGAAAAAGGCGGCTTTGGCGGTATATGTCCGTACAACGGTTCTTCATATATTGGAACGCCTCTTTCCTTGCAGCCTTTTGCTGGTCATAGAGTTCGTTCAGTATGGCTCTTTCCTTGTCATATTCAGCCTTGCAGCGTTCATATTCTTTCTCCGCCTGCTTTTCCTCTTCGGCGGTATGTTCCCTATAGCCAATGGAATCATACTTGTTGTTGGCTTCATTCAGCGGCTTGCTCAGACTTCTTGTAACATCCAGTTGGGCTTTAATTTCAGGGGAATACCTTTCCATGTGCTGATAGCAAACACGTTCTATCACACTGTCACTTATGGGGTGCGTTTCATAAGACTGTATGCTCTTTTCTATTTCGGTTCTCAGGCTGCTGAGTATCAAGGTGTATTGTTCTTTTTGCCTGTCAAGCACCAGTTCAAGGATAGCGGCTTCAAAAGACTTTGTGTCACTATACTGCCGATAGAAATCCGAAATGAATTTCTGCCTGTCAAAAGAGAAAACGTGATTGTCTATATAGTCCCTGTATATTCTGTTGAGTTCTCCGTACCGGGGGATTATCGTCTG
Above is a window of Candidatus Caccoplasma merdavium DNA encoding:
- a CDS encoding DUF3853 family protein, with amino-acid sequence MTNIQELLSKPVWQMTGEEFIFLSKHASGQAEALPQPVTDTEKKYVYGILGIAKLFGCSLPTANRIKKSGKIDKAITQIGRKIIVDAELALELAGKKTGGRK